A window of Prolixibacter sp. SD074 contains these coding sequences:
- a CDS encoding site-specific integrase, whose protein sequence is MNYYDKFKKSFEQEAVLRNLSERTRKSYWWHIADYSNFCKKDPEHTGVEELRAYFQSMLTDGNHKPGSVKMGYYALRFLFTNIYHKEWAKEYLPTPKVAKTLPLVLSKDEVSDVLGAIDNFKHRAIIMLIYSTGARVSESVNIKLTDIDSRRMQVNIQEGKGLKQRKVPLSPVLLSVLRDYYKKYKPQHYLFEGAGGKGTHLGITAVRTICINARHRTPQVKKPYTPHTFRHCFATHHLEQGTNILAIQRLMGHSDLSNTLKYLHVQQLNTSQVVNPLDTLEGLEGLCRNK, encoded by the coding sequence ATTAATTATTATGACAAATTTAAAAAAAGCTTTGAACAGGAAGCGGTTTTACGCAATCTAAGTGAAAGGACCCGTAAAAGTTACTGGTGGCACATTGCCGATTACAGTAACTTTTGCAAAAAAGACCCGGAACACACGGGAGTAGAAGAACTCAGGGCCTATTTTCAAAGTATGCTCACCGATGGGAACCACAAACCGGGCAGTGTAAAAATGGGCTACTACGCCCTTCGGTTCCTCTTTACAAATATTTACCATAAGGAGTGGGCAAAAGAATACCTTCCAACGCCAAAGGTTGCCAAAACACTCCCGCTGGTTTTATCAAAAGACGAAGTGAGCGATGTACTCGGGGCTATTGACAACTTCAAGCACCGCGCTATCATCATGCTCATTTATTCCACCGGGGCCAGGGTATCAGAGAGTGTAAACATCAAACTTACCGACATTGACAGCCGGCGGATGCAGGTAAACATCCAGGAAGGCAAAGGGCTGAAACAACGTAAAGTGCCGCTATCGCCGGTTTTACTTTCTGTTTTAAGGGATTATTACAAAAAGTACAAGCCGCAGCATTACCTTTTTGAAGGCGCGGGAGGAAAAGGTACCCACCTGGGCATTACAGCAGTACGGACTATTTGTATTAATGCACGGCACCGCACGCCACAGGTTAAAAAGCCTTACACGCCACACACTTTCCGGCATTGTTTTGCCACGCACCACCTCGAACAGGGCACCAACATTCTGGCCATACAGCGCCTGATGGGGCATTCCGATTTAAGCAACACGCTCAAATACCTCCACGTGCAGCAACTCAACACAAGCCAGGTGGTAAACCCGCTGGACACGCTGGAAGGACTGGAGGGGCTATGCAGGAACAAATAA
- a CDS encoding phospholipase D family protein yields MKLITTAKELEKEFRRLTEQYDHFYWSTAWASSGSKPFNDLLTNKGKIQKIVVGIHFYQTHPDFIEAFLNDKKVHFIQQPEGTFHPKLYLFADKTDKWEIILGSANFTTAAFSSNTEASLLITHKDSNSAETYNNAIKLVDKTFSDGKTFNKLDLEKYHIAWKNHRQKIKSLSGQYGSKKRKPKPIHEVPMMNRSWSEFMTEVRNETSHGLDRRLRTIEIAKELFESVNHFNELSEDQRKFIAGIPNKLDIKGAEDWGYFGSMKGAGIFKNKIINKDINISNALGCIPNTGHITKGQYDNFINEFKKAFIGTRLEDAKNLTATRLLCMKRPDTFVCFDSKNRSALCKDFGIIQSEMDYERYWDDIVERIYDSNWWQNPKPKSETEEKVCDARAAFLDSLYYEE; encoded by the coding sequence ATGAAACTTATAACAACAGCAAAAGAATTAGAAAAAGAATTCAGACGACTGACCGAACAGTATGACCATTTTTATTGGTCAACAGCTTGGGCAAGTTCAGGTTCTAAACCTTTCAATGACCTATTGACTAATAAAGGGAAAATTCAAAAAATTGTTGTAGGAATTCATTTTTATCAGACACACCCAGATTTTATTGAAGCATTCTTAAATGACAAAAAAGTTCATTTTATCCAACAACCAGAAGGAACATTTCACCCAAAACTCTACCTTTTTGCGGACAAGACTGATAAATGGGAAATAATATTAGGGAGTGCAAACTTTACAACAGCAGCTTTCTCAAGTAACACAGAAGCCAGCTTATTAATTACTCACAAAGACAGTAATTCGGCTGAGACATACAATAATGCTATAAAACTCGTTGACAAGACATTTTCTGACGGCAAGACTTTCAATAAATTAGACCTTGAAAAATACCATATAGCTTGGAAAAATCATAGACAAAAAATCAAAAGTCTTTCAGGACAATATGGTAGTAAAAAAAGAAAACCAAAACCAATCCACGAAGTTCCGATGATGAACAGAAGTTGGTCAGAGTTTATGACTGAAGTTCGCAACGAAACATCTCACGGTCTTGACAGAAGATTGAGAACAATAGAGATAGCTAAAGAATTATTTGAAAGTGTTAATCATTTCAACGAGTTGTCAGAAGACCAAAGAAAATTTATTGCAGGTATTCCAAACAAACTTGATATAAAGGGAGCGGAAGATTGGGGTTATTTCGGTAGTATGAAAGGTGCAGGCATATTCAAAAACAAAATAATAAATAAAGATATAAATATTTCAAATGCCTTAGGCTGCATTCCAAATACTGGACACATAACAAAAGGCCAGTATGATAATTTCATTAACGAATTTAAAAAGGCGTTCATTGGGACTCGACTTGAAGATGCTAAAAATCTCACTGCAACAAGACTTTTATGTATGAAACGTCCTGATACTTTTGTGTGCTTTGATAGTAAAAATCGTTCCGCACTTTGTAAAGATTTTGGTATTATTCAATCAGAAATGGATTACGAAAGATATTGGGATGACATCGTTGAAAGGATTTATGATAGTAATTGGTGGCAAAATCCAAAACCTAAAAGTGAGACAGAAGAAAAAGTATGTGACGCAAGAGCTGCATTTTTAGACAGTTTATATTATGAAGAATAA
- a CDS encoding IS91 family transposase — translation MQEQITVGSLLREYGGNYISQNKVTKGQQSLIHLLSACRTGGLGSHFEKCDHCSYTEKSYNSCRNRHCPVCQQKEKLEWLDKRMKELLPVGYYHLVFTLPHELNPLCLQNKKAMYGLLFKAVSQTMLELTRDVKHLGADIGLVTVLHTWGQNMKEHPHLHCIMPAGGLGFDREHWVHVPAKNNFFIAGKILAKKFRGKFLYLLKQAKEKGELDFHGKLAGIKGPVQFNRFLTPLYKKDWVVNVQAPMGNPEKILEYLSRYVFRIAITDRRILEVKNGKVRFSWKDYRTGRFREMKLDVDEFIRRFLLHILPKGFFKVRYYGILSSRYRKQNILAAKQLLAQEVENRKEEALEDGGQVWEKQDTVWTEILECIQNFRQPNCPVCKKGRLRFAGLVKDVPWEPG, via the coding sequence ATGCAGGAACAAATAACTGTAGGAAGTTTACTGCGTGAATACGGGGGAAACTACATCAGCCAAAACAAGGTAACAAAAGGGCAGCAGAGCTTAATCCACCTGCTGTCGGCGTGCCGCACCGGGGGCCTTGGAAGCCATTTCGAGAAATGCGACCATTGCAGCTATACAGAGAAATCTTATAACTCCTGCCGCAACCGCCACTGCCCTGTGTGCCAGCAAAAAGAAAAACTGGAATGGCTGGACAAACGGATGAAAGAACTTCTCCCGGTGGGGTATTATCATTTGGTGTTCACCCTTCCGCATGAGTTAAACCCGCTATGCCTGCAAAATAAGAAGGCGATGTATGGTTTATTATTTAAAGCCGTTTCACAAACTATGCTTGAACTTACGCGCGATGTAAAGCACCTGGGTGCTGATATTGGCCTGGTTACCGTACTCCATACCTGGGGGCAGAACATGAAGGAACACCCACACCTGCATTGCATCATGCCCGCAGGGGGCCTGGGCTTCGACCGCGAACACTGGGTGCATGTACCGGCCAAAAACAACTTTTTCATCGCAGGCAAGATATTGGCAAAAAAGTTCAGGGGAAAGTTTCTGTATTTGCTAAAACAAGCCAAAGAAAAAGGGGAACTCGATTTTCACGGCAAACTGGCAGGCATAAAAGGGCCTGTGCAGTTTAACCGCTTCCTCACGCCTTTATACAAAAAGGACTGGGTGGTGAATGTGCAGGCACCCATGGGCAATCCTGAAAAAATACTGGAATACCTTTCGCGTTACGTGTTTCGTATTGCCATTACCGACCGGCGGATTTTGGAAGTGAAGAATGGCAAAGTGCGATTTTCGTGGAAAGATTACCGTACAGGCAGGTTCAGGGAAATGAAACTGGATGTGGATGAGTTTATCCGCCGGTTTTTGTTGCACATTTTGCCAAAGGGCTTTTTTAAAGTGCGGTACTATGGAATTTTATCGAGCCGTTACCGTAAACAAAACATCCTGGCGGCAAAACAACTGCTGGCACAAGAGGTCGAAAACCGGAAAGAAGAGGCACTGGAAGATGGCGGCCAGGTTTGGGAAAAACAGGATACGGTGTGGACTGAAATCCTGGAATGTATCCAAAACTTCCGGCAGCCTAACTGCCCGGTATGTAAAAAAGGGAGGTTGCGTTTTGCCGGTTTGGTGAAAGATGTTCCGTGGGAACCCGGATAG
- a CDS encoding site-specific integrase — MNYYDKFKKRFEQEAVLRNLSERTRKSYWWHIADYSNFCKKDPEHTGVEELRAYFQSMLTDGNHKPGSVKMGYYALRFLFTNIYHKEWAKEYLPTPKVAKTLPLVLSKDEVSDVLGAIDNFKHRAIIMLIYSTGARVSESVNIKLTDIDSRRMQVNIQEGKGLKQRKVPLSPVLLSVLRDYYKKYKPQHYLFEGAGGKGTHLGITAVRTICINARHRTPQVKKPYTPHTFRHCFATHHLEQGTNILAIQRLMGHSDLSNTLKYLHVQQLNTSQVVNPLDTLEGLEGLCRNK, encoded by the coding sequence ATTAATTATTATGACAAATTTAAAAAAAGATTTGAACAGGAAGCGGTTTTACGGAATCTAAGTGAAAGGACCCGTAAAAGTTACTGGTGGCACATTGCCGATTACAGTAACTTTTGCAAAAAAGACCCGGAACACACGGGAGTAGAAGAACTCAGGGCCTATTTTCAAAGTATGCTCACCGATGGGAACCACAAACCGGGCAGTGTAAAAATGGGCTACTACGCCCTTCGGTTCCTCTTTACAAATATTTACCATAAGGAGTGGGCAAAAGAATACCTTCCAACGCCAAAGGTTGCCAAAACACTCCCGCTGGTTTTATCAAAAGACGAAGTGAGCGATGTACTCGGGGCTATTGACAACTTCAAGCACCGCGCTATCATCATGCTCATTTATTCCACCGGGGCCAGGGTATCAGAGAGTGTAAACATCAAACTTACCGACATTGACAGCCGACGGATGCAGGTAAACATCCAGGAAGGCAAAGGGCTGAAACAACGTAAAGTGCCGCTATCGCCGGTTTTACTTTCTGTTTTAAGGGATTATTACAAAAAGTACAAGCCGCAGCATTACCTTTTTGAAGGCGCGGGAGGAAAAGGTACCCACCTGGGCATTACAGCAGTACGGACTATTTGTATTAATGCACGGCACCGCACGCCACAGGTTAAAAAGCCTTACACGCCACACACTTTCCGGCATTGTTTTGCCACGCACCACCTCGAACAGGGCACCAACATTCTGGCCATACAGCGCCTGATGGGGCATTCCGATTTAAGCAACACGCTCAAATACCTCCACGTGCAGCAACTCAACACAAGCCAGGTGGTAAACCCGCTGGACACGCTGGAAGGACTGGAGGGGCTATGCAGGAACAAATAA